The Duganella sp. BuS-21 sequence CTGGTCGGCCTTGGTCTTCGGCTCCACCGCCTGCGAGATCACCGGCTCGGGGAAGATCATCTTCTCCAGCACGATCACGTGGTCCGGCGAGCTTAAGGTATCGCCGGTGGTCACGCCCTTCAGGCCCACCGCCGCCGCGATGTCGCCGGCGTAGACTTCCTTGATCTCCTTGCGCTCGTTGGCGTGCATCTGCAGGATGCGGCCGAGCCGCTCCTTCTGCGCTTTGGTCGGGTTGTACACCGTGTCGCCGGAATTCACCACGCCCGAATACACGCGGAAGAAGGTCAGCTGGCCGACAAACGGATCGGTCATGATCTTGAACGCCAGCGCGGCAAACGGATCGCTGTCGTTCGGATGCCGCTCAATCGGGTTGTCATCCTCGTCGTGGCCGGCGATGGCCGGCACGTCCAGCGGCGACGGCAGGTATTCGATCACCGCGTCCAGCATGGCCTGCACGCCGCGATTTTTGAAAGCGCTACCGGCCAGCATCGGCACGATCTCGTTGCGCACGGTGCGCAGGCGCAGCCCGGTCTTGATTTCCTCTTCGGTCAGCACGCCTCCGTCCAGGTATTTTTCCAGCAGCTCGGGCGTGCCTTCGGCGGCCGCTTCCACCATCTTGTCGCGCCATTCCTGCGCCAGTCCTTGCAGATCGGCCGGGATGTCTTCATAGGTGAACTTCACGCCGAGCGACTCGTCGTCCCAGTTAATCGCCCGCATCTTGACCAGATCGACCACGCCATGGAAGTTGTCTTCCGCGCCCAGCGGAATCTGAATCGGCACGGCCACGCCTTTCAGGCGATCAGCAATCTGTTCGCGCACACGGAAGAAGTTCGCACCGACGCGGTCCATCTTGTTGACGAAGGCGATGCGCGGCACATGGTATTTGTTGGCCTGGCGCCAGACGGTTTCCGATTGCGGCTGCACGCCGCCGACGGCGTCGTACACCATGACGGCGCCGTCGAGCACGCGCATCGAACGCTCCACTTCAATGGTAAAGTCGACGTGGCCCGGCGTATCGATGATATTGATACGGTGCTCGGCGAAATTCCCGGCCATGCCCTTCCAGAATGCGGTGGTGGCGGCCGAGGTGATGGTGATCCCGCGTTCCTGCTCCTGCTCCATCCAGTCCATGGTGGCGGCGCCGTTATGTACTTCGCCGATCTTATGGTTGACACCGGTGTAAAACAGGATGCGTTCCGTGGTCGTGGTTTTGCCGGCATCGATGTGGGCGCTGATGCCTATATTGCGGTAACGCTCGATTGGGGTCTTGCGGGTCATCACAGATCTCCTTGGACAGACTGCTATGGGAGCTCTCAGGTGCGGCGTCTCCGTCCGAATTCAATAGCTTGTTTCAAGAGCTCGCTAAGTGTGCGACATGACTAGTGGCAATTAATGTAACCTGTTGCTTAACTTTACCTCTGAATGGAACCTTCTGCATGCGCGCGCCCGTCAAAACCACCCTCTTCCTATCCTTAGGCATGGCTCACACTCTTGCTTTGGCCCAGGCTTCCGACATGGAACTGCGACTGGAACGCTGCGCCGTGCTGGGCGACGCCAGTGCCCGCCTGGCTTGCTACGATGGCCTGGCCAAAACCGCACCGGCGGTCAAGGCAGCAGGCGACAACGCCATCGTCGCACCGGCCGCCGGCAGCGAGCCGGTGCGCACCCAGCCTGCGGCGCCGCCGGCCGAGCCGAACGTCCCGGCCAAGGTCGCCGAGCTGACCACCATCAAGCCCGAGGCCGCCGTGTCGCGCATGGTCCAGGAATGGGAGCTCGACCGGTCCGCCAAGCGCGGCGTGTTCAACTTCCGCCCGCACAAGGACACTTATCTGCTGCTGGCCAATTACAGCACCAGCTCCAATGATGCGCCTTTTCGCGAGACTACGCCTGCCGGCCTGAAATCAAAACACGTGGAACTGACCTACCAGATCAGCTTCAAGATGAAGCTGATCGAGCAGATGATGAGCACCCCGGTGGACTTGTGGTTCGGCTATACCCAGAACAGCTTCTGGCAAGCCTATAACCGCGCCGCCTCCAGCCCCTTCCGCGAGACCAACTATCAACCGGAAATGATGTTGACCACGCCGTTGAGCCTGGACCTGGGCATCCTCGACGTGCGCTACCTGACGTTGGGCCTGAATCACCAGTCCAACGGCCAGACGTCCAAGCTGTCGCGCAGCTGGAACCGGGTGTATGCGGAAGTGGGAGCCGAAAAAGGCAAGTTCGCCCTGTCGTTCCGCCTGTGGAAGCGGCTCGACAACGCGCGTTCGGACAACGACAACATCGATATCACCGATTTCCTCGGCCACGGCGACCTGACGGCCAGCTATCGCTTCGACGGCCACGAGCTGTCGATGACGGCACGGCGCAATTTCAGCACCAACCACGGCGCCCTGCGGGTCGGCTGGGCGTTCCCGGTGGCGGCCAATCTGAAAGGCTATGTGCAAGGCTTCACCGGCTACGGCCAAAGCCTGATCGACTACAACTACGGCCAGAAATCCATCGGCGCCGGCTTCCTGGTCGATTTCTAAAGCCTTTAACGAGGATTACCGCCGAGAATGCGCGCCGGCAGCATGACGATGGCGCGCAGCAACTCGAACACGCCTTCGACGCCGATGCCGATCAGGCGGAACGGCAAGGTGATCAGCCACAACAATGGATAGAGCAGCAGCGCCAGCAAGGCCAGCGGCCAACAGAGGAACAACAAGCCCAGCCAAAGGATAAAACTCAGCATAAGACGCTCCCGACGCGATTGAATTATTGTCTATAATGTCACTTTAATAGAGTGGCGGGCCCGGGGCAATCACCGTGCGACCAGCTGCGGATAACGGCGATCAAGCGCCGGTTTTCGGGGACGAACGGAAAATGATGAAGCAATCCTGGTACGCGGCGGTGCTGCTCGGCAGCGCCTGCCTGATGAACGCCCAAGCCCAATCTCAATCTCAGTCTCAATCTCAGTCTCAATCTCAAGCGCCAGCCGCGCCTAGCGTGGTGGTGGCTGGCCAGCGCAACGCCTCCGAATGGTTCCGCGTCGAGAGCCAGCACTTCGTGGTGTACTCCAATACCAGCAACGACGCCGTGGCCACGCTGCTCAACCAGCTGGAAAAGCTCGACTTCATGCTGCGGATTTACACCCAGCCCTTCATCAAGTCCAGCGGGGCCGAACCCAAGCTGACCTTTTACTACCATGACGGTGCGGTGGCGCTGAACGCGCTCGCGCTCAACCAGCCGGCCGACGCCATCGGCCTGTACAACAGTTGCAGCGCCGGCGTGCAAGGCTTCGGCGTCCAACTCGACGACAGCACCGACGAAGGCCTGACCTATCTGTACGAGGCCTATGCCCGCCACTTCGTCTACCGCTACACCGATATCCGCGCGCCGTTGTCGTACATCGACGGCCTGGCCCACTACTTCGCCAGCGTGCGCTTTACCGATGCCCAGATGTTGATCGGCAAAACCCCGCTCAACGTCGGCCGCTACCTCGGTTTCCTCGACGAGGGCCACCGCTACAGCCTGGACTACAAGGACGTGCTGGAGCAGAACGACTCGCGCGGCGTCAACTACGCCTCCACGCGCGGCATCAAGCTCGAATTCGCGGCGCGCTCCTGGGTGCTGATGCATTACATGTTGTCGACGGCAGACACGCGCAAGCGCATGGTCAACTACCTGAGCGCGGTCTACCGCGACATGCCGATCACCGAAGCCTTCGAGCAGGCCTACGGCATCAAGGTCGGCGACCTCGGCACAACGCTGTGGCGTTACCGCCTGCAGTCGATCAAGGTACTCAAGGTCGATGTCGCCGATTTGCCGGTGGCGACCATGGAGTTCAACAAGCTGCCGCAATCCTCGGGCGAATTCGTGCTGGCCGAAGCCGCGCTCAAATCCTGCCCGGAGCCCAAGGCCGGCGAAAAGCTGCTGCGCCAGACGGCGGAGGCGGCGAAGCGCTATCCATCCAACGACTACGCCCAGCGCGTGCTGAGCCGCGCGCAAGTGGACTGGGGCAATCCTCAAGACGCACTGCCCTACCTGAATGCGGCGGCCAAGAAGCCAGATGCGGAAGTCCTCTACCTGCTGGGTCAGGCGCACCTGAAGCTGTCGCAGCCGGACCTTGCACGCGGCTATCTGGCGCAGTCCCTGCGCCTGGAGCCGAAATCGGCCGAAGCCGCCTATGCCCTGTTCCAGGCCGGCGTGCAAGCGGGCACGGCGCCGGACGACGCCACGCTTCAGGCGGCGATCGGGGCCTTCAAGAACGCGCGCGAAGTCAACACGCTGGCCCGGTCGGCGGCATTGGCATATGCCTATGCGGGCGACACGCCACGTGCCCGCAACGCCCTCAAACTGATGGCGCACAACATACGCGAGCCGCAGCTGGCGGCCTGGGCCAAAACCTGGCTAGGCAAATTGACCGTGGGCGTCGCCCAGAACGAGCTGCTGGCCGAAATGCGCGTGCAACCGGCGGCCGGGACGGCTTTCCGGGAATGGACCATCGCCAACGCCTTGGTCATGCGGGAGGTGGAATACAACGCCGGCTTGCAGAACGCCCGCGGCCACCTCGACCAGCAAGGCGTGAATCCCGTCAATCCGGACCAGGCCCTGGGATCGACATTCGGTAGGCGCTGATCTTCGGGACGTTCCACTGTCCCGCTGCAAACCTGCGAACGTATCGAACGACTTTCCGGTCTTTAGAGAGTAGGTGCGGATTACTGGCCGAGGCAAATAATCTTAGTGACGTATTCTTTAGCGTTGGGCTTCTTCTTGGTCGCCCAGGCAACGGCCTCGTTGGCCTCGTCGATGGTCAGCACAGTCGCTTTTTCTTTGGACTTGATGAAGGAAACACCTTCAAACACACCCTCTTTGCTGCGCATGACTTTGGCGAACACCGGCGGCTTGCTTTCGCCGTCGGCGATCTTGTTTTGCTGGATAAGGTAGCGTTGGTCGATTTCGGACATACATTTCTCGCACGTAAAAGGCGAAATATACGCTCAAGAACGACCTTCGTGTAGGGTTTTTACGCGAAAGCCGGCACTTGCGGGGCCGCCTGCAGCACGGCTTCATACAGAATTTCGGCCTTCAGCGACGCTTGCAGCGACGGAATCGAGCCGCCCGCGCGGTACTGGAAGCTGACCTCCAGCACATCGCCTTCGCGCGCCTTGACCGGGGTCGCCAGCGGCAGCGTCATGTAATGGTTGAGCCAGTCGATGGTGGTCGAGCGCTCCTGCACCACCGCCAGGATATTCTTGGTGACGAAGCGCATGGCATTGATTTCGCCGTTGCGTTCCACCACGAACTTGCCCTGCCAGGCGTAGACCAGCTCATTCTGCTGGTTGAAATCGATGATGCTGTAGACGGCCGGCTGCGCCATCTCCACCGTGCCCGGATAGATCACCGTGGTTTCCTGGAATTGCACGATCGGGGCGTAGAAGCCCTCGAAGTCATACTCCTGCTGCAAGGGCTGGACGGCCATGATGACCGCTTCAGGCAGGAATACCGGCAGCGGGCCGCCGAAGCGCTCCAGATAGCGGCGCTTGAACGATTCGATGACTTCCACCTGCTTTTCGCGCAGCATGCCGACGTGGATCATTTCGCAGATGACGACATCGACCGGCTCGGGCGGCAGGTACTCGAAGGCGTCGGCATGGACGACTTCGACTTTTTCGCCGTTAGGATTCTTGGCCAGGAATTTGCGGGCTTCCTTGACCATGTCGGGATTGAACTCGACGCAATACACCTTGGCCGCCTTGGCCGCCGCGAACCACGACAGCACGCCGGTGCCGCCACCCAGCTCCAGCACTTTGGCACCCGGCTTGACGGCGTAGTCGATGGCCGACTTGAAGCCGTGCATGCGGTTTTGGTCCATCAGCATATTGTGATGGTAGTGGACTGGAATAAACTGCCCCAGATAGCAGCTTTCAATTTCGCGTTCGTTCAGCATGGTCGTCCCTTGGTGAGTGCTCTGGGACCATTATCGTTAATATTGTTGACGCACCATGCGCGGAACTGCACACAAAACACCCGCCAATTCCTTTTTCAGGCACTGCACGTTAGGTGAACGCGGAGCCGGGGAGGTTGAATCGCATGGACAATGCGGAAATTTGCTCTTCGCCAAGCCTACGGGAGCCATTCAGCACTGCAGCGACCACGTCGGCATTGCCTATTTCCGGCAATTCGCTCAGCGCAAGAGCATGCTGATCCAACAAAAACTGCACCATTGCAGAAGGAGATACATTTTGTTGCGGATACTGCAATGCCTCGTAGGCCGCAATCATTTCACTAAGAACTTCCAGGCGATCCGCAAACGGATGACTCTCGCGTGCGGCCCCAGCGTCCAGCAACTCTCCCAAAGTAACAATTGCCCGTTCATACTCCGCTTCGCTTGAGATTGCTTGCGCAAGCACTATGGTTTCCATGCGTCGTACTCCTT is a genomic window containing:
- a CDS encoding methyltransferase domain-containing protein, which produces MLNEREIESCYLGQFIPVHYHHNMLMDQNRMHGFKSAIDYAVKPGAKVLELGGGTGVLSWFAAAKAAKVYCVEFNPDMVKEARKFLAKNPNGEKVEVVHADAFEYLPPEPVDVVICEMIHVGMLREKQVEVIESFKRRYLERFGGPLPVFLPEAVIMAVQPLQQEYDFEGFYAPIVQFQETTVIYPGTVEMAQPAVYSIIDFNQQNELVYAWQGKFVVERNGEINAMRFVTKNILAVVQERSTTIDWLNHYMTLPLATPVKAREGDVLEVSFQYRAGGSIPSLQASLKAEILYEAVLQAAPQVPAFA
- a CDS encoding transcriptional regulator — encoded protein: METIVLAQAISSEAEYERAIVTLGELLDAGAARESHPFADRLEVLSEMIAAYEALQYPQQNVSPSAMVQFLLDQHALALSELPEIGNADVVAAVLNGSRRLGEEQISALSMRFNLPGSAFT
- a CDS encoding phospholipase A, whose protein sequence is MELRLERCAVLGDASARLACYDGLAKTAPAVKAAGDNAIVAPAAGSEPVRTQPAAPPAEPNVPAKVAELTTIKPEAAVSRMVQEWELDRSAKRGVFNFRPHKDTYLLLANYSTSSNDAPFRETTPAGLKSKHVELTYQISFKMKLIEQMMSTPVDLWFGYTQNSFWQAYNRAASSPFRETNYQPEMMLTTPLSLDLGILDVRYLTLGLNHQSNGQTSKLSRSWNRVYAEVGAEKGKFALSFRLWKRLDNARSDNDNIDITDFLGHGDLTASYRFDGHELSMTARRNFSTNHGALRVGWAFPVAANLKGYVQGFTGYGQSLIDYNYGQKSIGAGFLVDF
- the fusA gene encoding elongation factor G, with amino-acid sequence MTRKTPIERYRNIGISAHIDAGKTTTTERILFYTGVNHKIGEVHNGAATMDWMEQEQERGITITSAATTAFWKGMAGNFAEHRINIIDTPGHVDFTIEVERSMRVLDGAVMVYDAVGGVQPQSETVWRQANKYHVPRIAFVNKMDRVGANFFRVREQIADRLKGVAVPIQIPLGAEDNFHGVVDLVKMRAINWDDESLGVKFTYEDIPADLQGLAQEWRDKMVEAAAEGTPELLEKYLDGGVLTEEEIKTGLRLRTVRNEIVPMLAGSAFKNRGVQAMLDAVIEYLPSPLDVPAIAGHDEDDNPIERHPNDSDPFAALAFKIMTDPFVGQLTFFRVYSGVVNSGDTVYNPTKAQKERLGRILQMHANERKEIKEVYAGDIAAAVGLKGVTTGDTLSSPDHVIVLEKMIFPEPVISQAVEPKTKADQEKMGIALNRLAQEDPSFRVHTDEESGQTIMSGMGELHLEILVDRMRREFGVEATVGKPQVAYRETITKSATDVEGKFVKQSGGRGQYGHVVLTLEPMEAGGKGYEFVDAIKGGVVPREFIPAVDKGIQETLRSGVLAGYPVVDVRATLTFGSYHDVDSNENAFRMAGSMAFKEGMKRAGPVLLEPVMQVEVETPEEFMGNAMGDLTSRRGMVQGMDEIPGGGGKIIRAAVPLAEMFGYSTTLRSLTQGRATYTMEFKHYAEVPKHILEQISVKSR